From Rhinatrema bivittatum chromosome 5, aRhiBiv1.1, whole genome shotgun sequence, the proteins below share one genomic window:
- the GPR34 gene encoding probable G-protein coupled receptor 34 has product MQQDMDATYPSYLTFSVSTSDYSNNLTISTNTELMGTRSPEISNETECLINEGSLTGALAVSYSIIFVIGLIGNVLALYVFLYIQNKWNSIQVYLLNVVIADLLLIFCLPFRVMHHIAQNKWLLHPIFCKVVGNLFYMNMYISIILLGLISLDRYTKITRSQRQRVSKVKWSIYICCILWATAIIAVILMIGQHLGKEEYHPHLCFHYRDKQKAKWKAGFNYLLVIVFWIVFILLILSYVKIAKNLLKISKKRSHFPNSGKYKTTAQKSFIVLFIFTICFVPYHILRFIYITSQLQNTSCYWKEIIHKSNEIMLVLSACNSCLDPLMYFFLSSSVRKTVFHLLCQGHRDTDRSDSHTSEFAQRHSPTDGQSSAIPIHAVFSTSVTQSA; this is encoded by the coding sequence ATGCAACAAGACATGGATGCTACTTATCCCAGTTACCTAACTTTCTCTGTATCTACATCTGACTACAGCAATAACCTCACAATCTCAACCAACACTGAATTAATGGGAACCAGGTCTCCAGAAATCTCCAATGAAACAGAATGCCTTATAAATGAAGGATCATTGACTGGAGCATTAGCTGTGTCATACTCCATTATTTTTGTCATTGGACTGATAGGTAATGTGCTAGCCCTGTATGTTTTTCTATACATTCAGAACAAATGGAATTCCATCCAGGTTTATTTGCTTAATGTAGTCATCGCAGACCTTCTGCTCATCTTTTGTTTGCCTTTCAGAGTCATGCATCATATTGCCCAAAATAAGTGGCTGCTACATCCAATTTTCTGCAAAGTTGTtggtaatttattttatatgaatATGTACATCAGTATAATACTGTTGGGACTGATAAGCCTGGATCGTTATACAAAGATTACACGCTCTCAACGACAGAGAGTATCAAAGGTCAAGTGGAGCATTTACATCTGCTGCATATTGTGGGCAACAGCAATAATAGCTGTCATTCTAATGATTGGCCAGCATCTTGGGAAAGAAGAGTATCATCCTCACTTGTGCTTCCATTACCGAGACAAGCAGAAAGCAAAATGGAAAGCAGGTTTTAACTATTTGCTTGTAATTGTCTTTTGGATAGTTTTTATCTTACTAATCCTTTCCTATGTTAAAATTGCCAAGAATCTTTTGAAAATCTCCAAGAAAAGATCACATTTTCCTAACTCTGGAAAGTATAAAACAACAGCTCAGAAATCCTTCATTGTACTCTTCATCTTTACTATATGTTTTGTTCCTTATCACATTTTACGATTTATCTACATTACATCTCAGCTGCAAAATACATCTTGCTACTGGAAGGAGATAATTCATAAAAGCAATGAGATCATGCTCGTGCTCTCAGCTTGCAACAGTTGCTTAGATCCACTTATGTATTTCTTCCTATCTAGCAGTGTGCGTAAAACAGTATTCCACCTCCTATGTCAAGGCCACCGTGATACAGACAGAAGTGATAGTCATACTTCAGAATTTGCACAGAGACATTCTCCAACAGATGGCCAAAGTAGCGCTATACCCATTCATGCTGTCTTTTCTACCAGCGTTACTCAGTCAGCCTGA